A part of Deltaproteobacteria bacterium genomic DNA contains:
- a CDS encoding L-histidine N(alpha)-methyltransferase: MPHPRTIRRTRPARGDAPVLFFKSFLERPKEVGSVIPSSRFLERRVARAARLGSAKVVVELGPGTGGTTRALLRHMAPDAKLVAIEINPKLAEQVRTRIPDPRLHVHTGCAGDIDEALRAAGAGAPDVVVSGIPFSTMPRALALDILRAVREALPPGGLFVAYQVRDRVKVLGRTVFGEPRSELEVRNVPPMRVYRFEKASQRA; the protein is encoded by the coding sequence ATGCCCCATCCCCGCACGATCCGCAGGACACGCCCGGCGCGCGGCGACGCGCCCGTGCTCTTCTTCAAGAGCTTCCTCGAGAGACCGAAGGAGGTCGGCTCGGTGATCCCGAGCTCTCGCTTCCTCGAGCGCCGCGTCGCGCGCGCCGCCCGGCTCGGAAGCGCGAAGGTCGTCGTGGAGCTCGGCCCCGGCACCGGCGGCACGACCCGCGCCCTGCTGCGCCACATGGCGCCGGACGCGAAGCTCGTGGCGATCGAGATCAACCCGAAGCTCGCCGAACAGGTGCGCACGCGGATCCCGGATCCGCGCCTCCACGTCCACACCGGCTGCGCGGGCGACATCGACGAGGCCCTGCGCGCGGCTGGCGCCGGCGCGCCGGACGTCGTCGTCTCCGGCATCCCCTTCTCGACCATGCCGCGGGCGCTCGCGCTCGACATCCTGCGCGCGGTGCGCGAGGCCCTGCCGCCGGGCGGCCTGTTCGTCGCCTACCAGGTCCGCGACCGCGTGAAGGTGCTCGGCCGCACGGTCTTCGGCGAGCCGCGCAGCGAGCTCGAGGTGCGCAACGTCCCGCCGATGCGCGTCTACCGCTTCGAGAAGGCGAGCCAGCGAGCGTAG